Proteins from a single region of Carassius carassius chromosome 25, fCarCar2.1, whole genome shotgun sequence:
- the LOC132104891 gene encoding immunoglobulin kappa light chain-like — MGTWMHCWILLCSCFLASHTTHSFIVTQSPGLTHVSVGGSVELRCIFEWTVDHCYSAAVWEKLNLRTGKLTPVDTIHQNSIRQNIDRTCVLILNNLTKKDSGMYYCISHYSKMVMIGNGTRVIVTDQSEAELSIFFSAHESDSTSVSLQCLVTGLVPSQVRVFWMIKEKVYSGWTESAWTDNTDSATEFTRAHLSISAEEWDDVDEIQCFAEYDGKNISTNMFRFGA; from the exons ATGGGAACTTGGATGCATTGTTGGATTTTGTTATGTTCTTGCTTTTTGGCTTCACACA CTACTCACTCGTTCATCGTGACTCAATCACCGGGACTCACACACGTCTCAGTCGGTGGTTCTGTTGAATTGAGATGTATATTTGAGTGGACTGTTGATCACTGCTATAGCGCTGCTGTTTGGGAAAAGTTGAATCTACGGACTGGAAAACTTACGCCAGTGGATACTATCCATCAGAACAGTATTCGACAAAATATAGATAGAACTTGCGTTTTGATTCTTAATAATTTAACCAAGAAAGATTCAGGCATGTATTATTGTATTAGCCATTATAGCAAAATGGTTATGATCGGCAATGGGACCAGGGTGATCGTAACAG ATCAGTCTGAAGCAGAGCTCTCCATCTTCTTCTCAGCACATGAATCTGACTCAACATCGGTATCACTGCAGTGTCTCGTGACTGGACTTGTCCCGTCTCAGGTGCGCGTGTTCTGGATGATTAAAGAGAAAGTGTATTCTGGATGGACAGAGTCTGCCTGGACAGACAACACTGATTCAGCCACAGAATTCACTCGAGCTCATCTCTCCATTTCTGCAGAGGAGTGGGACGATGTCGATGAAATTCAGTGCTTTGCTGAATATGATGGGAAAAACATCTCCACAAATATGTTTCGATTTGGTGCGTAA